The Formosa sp. Hel1_33_131 genome window below encodes:
- a CDS encoding polyprenyl synthetase family protein, giving the protein MKAIETYQKQFIEYLKDYKTTREPKNLYEPIEYILNLGGKRLRPVLTLMTADCFEGDVNNALDAALAVEVFHNFSLIHDDIMDAAPLRRGHETVHEKWDLNTGILSGDAMLIMAYQLFENYPPDVFQKLAILFSKTALEVCEGQQYDIDFETRDAVSIAEYLKMIEYKTAVLVGAAMKMGAIIVNASEADQNRCYEFGRNLGIAFQLQDDYLDAFGNPETFGKQVGGDIIENKKTYLYLKALEFSSEKDQQQLKQLFSTEGNDTKDKVEIVKQIFTASGSSEATKKAIQHYTSKAFSVLELLTISEDKKQLLKTFGTSLMDRTV; this is encoded by the coding sequence ATGAAAGCCATTGAAACGTACCAAAAACAATTTATAGAATATCTAAAGGATTACAAAACAACACGGGAGCCTAAAAACCTTTACGAACCTATTGAGTACATATTGAATTTAGGAGGAAAGCGCTTACGACCTGTATTGACCCTTATGACTGCGGATTGTTTTGAAGGGGATGTAAACAACGCACTAGACGCTGCTTTGGCAGTGGAAGTTTTTCATAATTTCTCACTTATTCACGATGACATTATGGACGCTGCACCCTTGCGACGTGGCCATGAAACTGTGCATGAAAAATGGGATTTAAATACAGGGATTCTTTCTGGTGATGCGATGTTGATTATGGCATATCAACTGTTTGAGAATTACCCACCAGACGTCTTCCAAAAACTTGCCATACTCTTTAGTAAAACCGCCTTAGAAGTTTGTGAAGGTCAACAATACGATATTGATTTTGAAACACGCGATGCAGTTTCAATTGCGGAGTATCTAAAAATGATTGAGTACAAAACAGCGGTCTTGGTTGGAGCTGCCATGAAAATGGGGGCTATAATTGTCAATGCATCTGAAGCAGATCAAAATCGTTGTTATGAATTTGGAAGAAATTTAGGAATTGCTTTTCAATTACAAGACGATTATTTAGACGCTTTTGGAAACCCTGAAACGTTTGGAAAACAAGTGGGAGGTGATATTATTGAGAATAAAAAAACCTATTTATATTTAAAGGCTTTGGAGTTTTCCTCTGAAAAGGATCAGCAACAATTGAAACAATTATTTAGTACAGAAGGCAACGATACAAAAGACAAAGTAGAGATTGTAAAGCAAATCTTTACAGCCTCAGGTTCTTCAGAGGCTACCAAAAAGGCGATTCAACACTATACCTCAAAAGCATTTTCTGTCTTGGAATTATTAACGATTTCAGAAGATAAAAAGCAGTTGCTAAAAACATTTGGGACCAGCCTTATGGACAGAACCGTGTAA
- the nirK gene encoding copper-containing nitrite reductase encodes MKTSFVAFTMITLLFSGCKDSDKTEKESTADIPVSREMTAELTSPPNVPTPVGRRKAKKLIVNMEVLEQEGTMTDGTTYVYWTFGGSVPGSFIRTRVGDEVEFTLSNHPDNKLPHNIDLHAVTGPGGGATSSFVAPGHEKKFNFKTLNPGLYVYHCATAPVGMHIANGMYGLILVEPKGGLPLVDKEYYVMQGDFYTKGEHGDPGLQSFDMQKAVDEDADYVVFNGKVGSLTGDNAITAKVGETVRLYVGNGGPNLVSSFHVIGEIFDKVMVEGGSMINENVQTTLIPAGGAAIVEFKVDVPGTFIIVDHSIFRAFNKGALGMLKVEGEENKTIYSGVVQEGIYHPEGGGIQEMPEGEKKVEVASSNKTLAMKMETGKQIYTQTCFACHQAEGQGIPNAFPPLAKSDYLNADVNRAIKIILKGKSGEITVNGEKYNSVMTRQAISNDEIADVLTYVYNSWGNNKTNVTKSQVDAVKRGH; translated from the coding sequence ATGAAAACATCATTCGTAGCGTTTACGATGATAACACTGCTTTTTTCGGGCTGTAAAGACTCCGACAAAACTGAAAAAGAAAGCACTGCAGACATCCCTGTAAGCAGGGAAATGACCGCGGAATTAACATCGCCTCCCAATGTACCTACACCCGTAGGAAGACGAAAAGCTAAAAAACTCATTGTGAACATGGAAGTTCTTGAGCAAGAAGGCACTATGACCGATGGAACAACCTATGTATATTGGACCTTTGGTGGTTCTGTTCCTGGAAGTTTTATTCGTACCAGAGTTGGTGATGAAGTGGAATTCACGCTGTCTAATCATCCAGACAACAAGTTGCCGCATAACATCGATTTGCATGCTGTAACAGGTCCTGGAGGTGGCGCAACCTCTTCTTTTGTAGCTCCGGGTCATGAAAAAAAATTCAACTTTAAAACATTAAACCCTGGTTTGTATGTTTACCACTGTGCAACGGCACCTGTTGGAATGCACATTGCAAATGGAATGTATGGCCTCATTCTAGTAGAACCAAAAGGTGGATTGCCTTTAGTTGACAAAGAATACTATGTAATGCAGGGCGATTTCTATACAAAAGGAGAACACGGAGATCCAGGCTTACAGTCCTTTGACATGCAAAAAGCGGTAGATGAAGACGCCGATTATGTGGTGTTCAATGGTAAAGTAGGTTCATTAACTGGCGATAATGCTATTACTGCAAAAGTTGGTGAAACAGTGCGTTTATACGTTGGAAATGGCGGACCAAATTTAGTGTCCTCATTTCACGTGATAGGCGAAATCTTTGACAAAGTAATGGTTGAAGGTGGTAGCATGATTAATGAAAATGTGCAAACGACATTAATCCCAGCCGGAGGTGCCGCAATTGTAGAATTTAAAGTGGACGTTCCTGGAACTTTCATCATCGTTGACCACTCCATTTTTAGAGCTTTCAACAAAGGTGCTTTAGGCATGCTGAAAGTAGAAGGCGAAGAAAACAAAACAATCTATTCTGGTGTCGTTCAAGAAGGAATCTACCATCCAGAAGGCGGTGGAATCCAAGAAATGCCAGAAGGCGAAAAGAAAGTTGAAGTTGCAAGTTCAAACAAAACCCTCGCAATGAAAATGGAAACAGGAAAGCAAATTTATACACAAACCTGTTTTGCGTGTCACCAAGCTGAAGGACAAGGAATCCCAAATGCATTTCCACCATTGGCAAAGTCAGATTACTTAAATGCTGATGTAAACCGTGCTATTAAAATTATTCTCAAAGGAAAATCTGGAGAGATTACTGTGAACGGTGAAAAATACAACAGCGTTATGACAAGACAAGCAATAAGTAATGATGAAATTGCTGATGTGCTGACATATGTCTATAACTCATGGGGCAACAACAAAACAAATGTTACAAAATCCCAAGTTGACGCCGTAAAACGCGGACACTAA
- a CDS encoding formylglycine-generating enzyme family protein, producing MVLIKGGTYTPLYGRDSLKVTVSDFKMDVYPVTNKLFLEFIKKNPQWKRSVIKKLFADKNYLVDWKSDVALGDHQPLKAPITNVSWFVAKDYCKNQGKRLPTIDEWEYVAMANKTLPDARQLKTYNEHILSWYEKPKTFNNEIGSTFKNYWGIHDLHGLVWEWTLDFNSVLISGESRKDVDKDSNLFCGSAAIGATDLMNYAAFMRYAIRGSVKAKYALKTLGFRCVKTISN from the coding sequence ATGGTTTTGATAAAAGGAGGTACATACACGCCGCTTTATGGGAGAGACTCCCTAAAAGTAACCGTCTCAGATTTTAAGATGGATGTATATCCCGTGACTAATAAGCTGTTTTTAGAGTTTATAAAAAAGAATCCTCAATGGAAACGATCTGTCATAAAAAAGCTATTTGCAGATAAGAATTATCTTGTGGATTGGAAATCAGATGTTGCGCTTGGAGATCATCAACCTTTAAAGGCTCCCATAACCAACGTCTCTTGGTTTGTTGCAAAAGATTATTGCAAAAATCAAGGTAAAAGGCTGCCAACCATAGATGAATGGGAATATGTAGCAATGGCAAATAAAACTCTGCCAGATGCACGGCAACTAAAAACCTATAATGAACACATTTTGAGTTGGTATGAAAAACCTAAAACGTTTAATAATGAAATAGGATCTACCTTTAAAAACTATTGGGGCATCCATGATTTGCACGGACTGGTTTGGGAATGGACCTTAGATTTTAATTCGGTTCTTATTTCTGGAGAATCTAGAAAAGATGTTGACAAGGACTCCAATCTATTCTGCGGAAGTGCCGCTATTGGTGCTACAGATTTAATGAACTACGCAGCCTTTATGCGTTACGCAATACGCGGAAGTGTAAAAGCAAAATACGCTCTAAAAACCCTTGGGTTTAGATGCGTTAAAACGATTAGCAACTAA
- a CDS encoding SCO family protein has product MKNLKSIFIVLIAMLSFASCKNNKANTASNELTTYDCPMKCEADKTYKESGSCPVCKMDLIAQTQEASKRLKEGEISDESIFHLTSLWNTEEGETIQLEDLKGKTLVMVMIYTTCKAACPRLVADMRNIEAQIPKPNLENIRFVLVSIDPKNDTPERLKAFALENKMDEDQWVFLQGTESSVREFANVLAVKYKQISPLDFSHSNIISVFNRGGELIHQQEGLGVDNKETIQTILELTTKN; this is encoded by the coding sequence ATGAAAAATTTAAAATCAATATTCATAGTATTAATAGCCATGCTGTCATTTGCATCGTGTAAAAACAACAAGGCGAATACCGCTTCTAACGAATTGACCACGTATGACTGTCCTATGAAATGTGAGGCCGATAAAACCTATAAAGAATCTGGGAGTTGTCCGGTTTGTAAAATGGATTTAATCGCCCAAACTCAGGAGGCTTCAAAACGTTTAAAGGAAGGTGAGATTTCAGATGAATCAATTTTTCATTTAACTAGCCTTTGGAATACCGAAGAGGGTGAAACCATCCAACTTGAAGATTTAAAAGGAAAGACTTTGGTCATGGTGATGATCTATACAACATGCAAAGCGGCCTGTCCACGCTTGGTTGCAGATATGCGAAATATTGAAGCTCAAATTCCGAAACCTAACTTAGAAAATATTCGTTTTGTGTTGGTCAGTATCGATCCAAAAAATGACACTCCAGAACGTTTAAAAGCGTTTGCACTAGAAAACAAAATGGATGAAGACCAATGGGTGTTTTTACAAGGAACAGAAAGTAGTGTAAGGGAATTTGCAAATGTTTTAGCCGTAAAATACAAGCAAATTTCACCTCTAGATTTCTCACATTCAAACATTATCAGTGTGTTTAATAGGGGCGGTGAATTAATCCATCAACAAGAAGGTTTGGGCGTTGATAATAAAGAAACCATTCAAACTATTCTTGAACTAACAACTAAAAATTAA
- a CDS encoding TolC family protein, producing MLHKLTLFLLISTSVFSQQEISRFSLKEAVDFALENNSISKNATRDVEIAKLQKWETTSTGLPQIKAAISYNNWLKQQISLIPAEFFGGAPGQFAEIAFGTKQTMNGTVTITQKIFDGSYLVGLQAAKVYLEISENAKEKTEIELRKMVAYAYGNVLLSEENLKIVNSNITLLENNVRDLTKVYENGLIEEESVQQLQLTLSSLKSNQSYVKRLKTIAYQLFNNALGLELNTPIELTDDLDRLIAIYTSLAPLESILEAENVVDYKIAFNDLQGKELLLKLEKSKALPTIEAFLNGSYSGNSEQFNFLDDSQNWFGASLFGVTMKVPIFSSFGRSASTKKARLNLEKSKSLLKDTSDKIKLEISRARSDYEFAVENLVIKKEALKLSENIAQKNEIKFFEGLTTSFDLSQAQRQLYTAQQDYLQSMLNILIKRIDLEALINPPLKN from the coding sequence ATGCTTCATAAACTTACGCTCTTTTTATTAATCTCTACTTCGGTGTTTTCTCAGCAAGAAATCTCTCGGTTTTCATTAAAAGAAGCCGTTGATTTTGCTCTTGAGAATAATTCTATAAGCAAAAATGCCACTCGTGATGTAGAGATTGCAAAACTCCAAAAATGGGAAACAACGTCCACAGGATTGCCACAAATCAAAGCAGCTATTTCCTACAATAACTGGTTAAAACAACAAATTTCGTTGATCCCAGCAGAATTTTTTGGTGGAGCTCCAGGGCAGTTTGCCGAAATTGCTTTTGGAACCAAACAAACGATGAACGGAACCGTCACCATTACGCAAAAAATATTTGACGGCTCCTATCTAGTAGGTCTTCAAGCTGCTAAAGTATATCTCGAAATTTCAGAAAATGCCAAAGAAAAAACAGAAATCGAGCTTCGTAAAATGGTCGCTTATGCCTATGGAAATGTATTACTCTCTGAAGAAAATTTAAAAATTGTAAATTCAAACATCACATTGTTAGAAAACAACGTGAGAGACCTTACCAAAGTGTACGAAAATGGCTTAATTGAAGAGGAAAGTGTTCAACAACTACAACTGACTTTGTCAAGTTTGAAAAGCAATCAAAGCTACGTCAAACGCTTAAAAACAATAGCGTATCAACTGTTCAATAATGCCCTTGGCTTAGAGCTAAATACCCCGATCGAACTCACGGACGACCTTGATAGACTGATTGCGATATACACCTCACTCGCTCCCTTAGAATCTATTCTTGAGGCAGAAAATGTTGTGGATTATAAAATTGCTTTTAATGATTTACAAGGTAAAGAACTCTTACTGAAATTAGAAAAAAGCAAAGCTTTACCCACTATAGAAGCATTTTTGAACGGCAGCTATTCTGGAAACAGTGAGCAATTTAATTTTTTAGATGATTCTCAAAACTGGTTTGGTGCCTCTCTGTTTGGCGTCACTATGAAAGTTCCTATTTTCAGTTCTTTTGGACGCAGTGCTTCTACAAAAAAAGCACGCCTCAATTTAGAGAAATCTAAATCATTATTAAAAGATACTTCAGATAAAATTAAGTTAGAAATCTCACGAGCAAGAAGTGATTATGAGTTTGCAGTAGAAAATCTGGTCATCAAAAAAGAAGCCCTTAAACTTTCAGAAAATATCGCTCAAAAAAATGAAATTAAATTTTTTGAAGGACTGACCACTAGTTTTGATTTGTCTCAAGCACAACGCCAATTATATACTGCTCAGCAAGACTATTTGCAATCAATGCTCAACATTCTCATTAAAAGAATTGATTTAGAAGCGCTCATTAACCCACCT
- a CDS encoding alginate export family protein, whose amino-acid sequence MKKNLFTSVIASLIVFIAFGQQFDLSAELRPRYENRHGFKSLLDTISEGSNFVSQRTRLNFGFKNERLKLKIVMQNVRVWGDVGTLSSDDKTSSLHEAWAEAIINTKTSFKLGRQEINYDDQRIFGSVGWAQQARSHDALLFKYTPNANNKLDIGVALNADSQSNIDNLYSNAAGYKSLQYAWYHGDFNTLGVSFLLLNTGIEYLDVNDNQTIDYMQTIGPRLTYKSGNFNANAAAYFQTGKSKNAKVKASYFAGNIGYKVSKEWSLGLGIEQLSGTNSNASSTDIKSFAPLFGTNHKFNGFMDYFYVGNHANSVGLTDINMTLGYSKNKFSAKLMPHLFSAAADVFDGTTKMDASLGTEIDFTIGYKVAKDINLNAGYSKMFATKTLELLKGGDKDKNNSWAWVMITFKPSLFSHKAN is encoded by the coding sequence ATGAAAAAAAACTTATTTACTTCGGTCATTGCCTCACTAATCGTATTTATTGCTTTTGGACAACAGTTTGACTTATCCGCAGAGTTAAGACCGCGTTACGAAAACAGACATGGTTTTAAATCATTATTAGATACAATCTCAGAGGGTTCAAACTTTGTATCCCAACGAACACGTCTAAATTTTGGATTTAAAAATGAAAGATTAAAATTAAAAATTGTGATGCAAAATGTAAGAGTTTGGGGGGATGTTGGCACCTTATCAAGCGACGATAAAACATCCTCTTTGCACGAAGCTTGGGCAGAAGCGATTATTAACACCAAAACTTCCTTTAAGTTAGGGCGTCAAGAAATAAATTATGACGATCAACGAATTTTTGGGAGCGTCGGCTGGGCACAACAAGCAAGAAGTCACGATGCACTGCTGTTTAAATACACCCCAAATGCCAACAACAAATTAGACATTGGAGTTGCATTAAATGCCGATTCGCAATCTAATATAGATAATTTATACAGCAACGCTGCAGGCTATAAATCCTTACAGTATGCTTGGTACCACGGAGATTTCAACACCCTTGGGGTGAGTTTTTTGTTGCTAAATACCGGTATTGAATATTTAGATGTGAACGACAACCAAACCATCGATTATATGCAAACTATTGGCCCGAGACTTACTTATAAATCGGGTAACTTTAATGCCAATGCTGCTGCCTATTTCCAAACTGGAAAATCAAAAAACGCAAAGGTTAAAGCCTCTTATTTTGCTGGAAACATTGGGTATAAGGTTTCAAAAGAGTGGTCGTTAGGTTTGGGCATAGAACAGCTTTCTGGAACTAATTCTAATGCGAGCAGTACAGACATAAAATCGTTTGCTCCCTTGTTTGGCACGAACCACAAGTTTAATGGTTTTATGGATTATTTTTATGTGGGCAACCACGCAAATAGTGTTGGATTGACAGACATCAATATGACACTAGGCTATTCTAAAAATAAATTTTCTGCAAAATTAATGCCTCATTTATTTTCAGCGGCAGCGGACGTATTTGATGGCACAACCAAAATGGATGCGAGTCTAGGAACAGAGATCGATTTTACGATTGGCTATAAAGTGGCTAAAGATATCAACCTGAATGCAGGCTATTCAAAAATGTTTGCAACAAAAACGCTAGAACTTTTAAAAGGGGGCGATAAAGATAAAAACAATTCTTGGGCATGGGTGATGATTACATTTAAACCAAGCCTGTTTTCTCATAAGGCAAATTAA
- a CDS encoding TetR/AcrR family transcriptional regulator — translation MKEKIISKSEELFFSLGFKSVTMDDIANAMGISKKTIYAHFSNKTELVEVVTFSVLDHISEGIDRINAASINPIEELYDIKMFVINYLKSVKVSPQHQLKKYYPQIYERLQIKQFEKMHSSFENSLKMGMNTGLFRPDIDVNFISRLYFNGVTAIRDISVFPESDFDKNYLFESYLEYHLRAITTLKGLNLLNNFTKSNLSSNAS, via the coding sequence ATGAAAGAGAAAATTATATCAAAATCAGAAGAATTATTCTTCTCTTTAGGATTTAAGAGTGTCACAATGGATGACATCGCAAATGCTATGGGGATTTCGAAGAAAACCATTTACGCTCATTTTTCAAATAAAACAGAGCTTGTAGAGGTGGTCACTTTTTCTGTCCTCGATCATATTTCGGAAGGAATCGATAGGATAAACGCAGCGTCCATCAACCCTATTGAAGAACTGTATGACATTAAAATGTTTGTGATTAATTACTTAAAAAGTGTAAAGGTCTCACCACAACATCAGCTTAAAAAATATTATCCACAAATTTATGAGCGCTTACAAATCAAACAATTTGAAAAAATGCACTCTTCCTTTGAAAACAGTTTAAAAATGGGAATGAATACTGGATTGTTTAGACCTGATATTGATGTTAATTTTATATCAAGGTTATATTTTAATGGGGTGACTGCAATTCGTGATATTAGTGTTTTTCCAGAATCTGATTTCGACAAAAATTATCTTTTTGAAAGTTACCTCGAATACCACTTGAGAGCTATTACAACCCTAAAAGGTCTAAACCTGCTTAACAATTTTACAAAATCAAACTTATCATCTAATGCTTCATAA
- a CDS encoding 2-oxoglutarate dehydrogenase E1 component has translation MDKYSFLNAAHTAYFADLYEQYQQDPDSVEPSWKAFFQGYDFGSDSSEASDEIVEGVNTQIPEHVQKEFQVVKLIDDYRTRGHLFTKTNPVRDRRQYTPSLEISNFGLSSADLDTVFNAGDIIGIGPQSLREIQKHLEAIYCDAIGVEYMYIRRPNERQWIQDKLNSNDNQGNFTADQKKHILKKLNEAVSFETFLHTKYVGQKRFSLEGNESLIPAIDALIEKAAAYGVKEFVMGMAHRGRLSTLTNIFGKSASDIFSEFDGKDYEEEVFDGDVKYHLGWTSDRLTDNGNRINLSIAPNPSHLETVGAVVEGITRAKQDKLKSEDASKVLPIVVHGDAAIAGQGLVYEVVQMAQLDGYKTNGTIHIVVNNQIGFTTNYLDARSSTYCTDVAKVTLSPVLHVNADDAEAVVHSILFALDFRMQFKRDVFIDLLGYRKYGHNEGDEPRFTQPKLYKAIASHDNPRNIYAQKLMDEGIIDSNYVSKLEQDYKASLETELKTSRKEDKTVITPFMQEAWENFPRAKANKMRATVDTTYPKEKLASIAKIISSLPEDKKFIRKISRLIEARKQMFEGDKLDWSMAEHLAYGSLLEEGFDVRISGQDVERGTFSHRHAVVKVEDSEEEVVLLKNISPNQGQFNIYNSLLSEYGVVGFDYGYAMASPNTLTIWEAQFGDFSNGAQIMIDQYISCGEDKWKTPNGIVLLLPHGYEGQGAEHSSGRMERYLQLCGKDNMFIADCTTPANMYHLLRRQLKADFRKPLIVFTPKSLLRHPKVVSTVDEFANGSFQMLIDDKLSQAETIKTLVFVTGKFYYDLLEAQENLGRTDVALVRVEQLFPLPEDEMEVLISKYKNADDIVWAQEEPRNMGAYAHILMHIEDARNWRVASRRSYSAPAAGSSTRSKKRHQEVIDFVFDKTKDNQRRKLK, from the coding sequence ATGGATAAGTATTCTTTTTTAAACGCCGCCCATACCGCTTATTTTGCGGATTTATACGAACAATATCAACAAGACCCAGACAGCGTTGAGCCAAGCTGGAAAGCTTTCTTTCAAGGCTATGATTTTGGAAGCGACAGCAGTGAAGCTTCTGACGAAATTGTGGAGGGGGTTAACACACAAATCCCAGAGCATGTACAAAAAGAGTTTCAGGTTGTAAAACTCATTGATGATTACCGTACTCGTGGGCATTTATTTACCAAAACCAATCCTGTTAGAGACCGAAGACAATACACACCTTCTCTGGAAATTAGCAACTTTGGGCTGTCATCAGCAGATTTAGATACGGTTTTTAATGCAGGTGATATTATTGGGATTGGTCCTCAAAGTTTACGTGAAATTCAAAAGCATCTGGAGGCTATTTATTGCGATGCGATTGGGGTAGAATACATGTACATCCGCCGACCGAATGAGCGTCAATGGATTCAAGATAAATTGAACAGTAACGATAATCAGGGTAATTTTACTGCTGATCAAAAAAAACATATCCTCAAAAAACTAAATGAAGCTGTTTCGTTTGAAACCTTTTTGCACACAAAATATGTCGGTCAAAAACGATTTTCATTAGAAGGAAATGAATCATTAATTCCTGCCATTGATGCGCTTATTGAAAAAGCCGCTGCTTATGGCGTCAAAGAATTTGTCATGGGAATGGCCCACAGGGGTCGTTTGAGTACGCTGACCAATATTTTCGGAAAATCGGCCAGTGATATTTTTAGCGAATTTGATGGAAAAGATTATGAAGAAGAAGTATTTGATGGCGATGTAAAATACCATCTTGGTTGGACGAGTGACCGTTTGACAGATAATGGCAATCGAATTAATTTGAGTATTGCACCCAACCCTTCGCACCTCGAAACAGTCGGTGCAGTTGTTGAAGGGATTACAAGAGCAAAACAAGACAAACTGAAATCCGAAGATGCGAGCAAAGTGTTGCCAATTGTGGTACACGGTGATGCCGCCATCGCAGGACAAGGACTCGTTTATGAAGTGGTTCAAATGGCACAGCTAGACGGTTATAAAACCAATGGAACCATTCACATAGTGGTGAATAATCAAATTGGATTTACCACAAATTACCTCGATGCACGTTCGTCCACTTATTGTACCGACGTTGCAAAAGTGACACTGTCGCCAGTATTGCATGTCAATGCCGATGATGCTGAAGCCGTGGTACACTCCATTTTATTCGCCTTAGATTTCAGAATGCAGTTTAAGCGTGATGTGTTTATCGATTTGTTAGGCTATCGAAAATATGGTCATAACGAAGGAGATGAACCGCGTTTTACACAGCCAAAACTGTATAAAGCCATTGCCAGCCATGACAATCCGCGCAATATATATGCACAAAAACTAATGGATGAAGGCATTATTGATTCCAATTATGTTTCAAAACTTGAGCAAGACTATAAGGCTTCTTTAGAAACGGAATTAAAAACGTCCAGAAAAGAAGATAAAACTGTCATCACGCCATTTATGCAAGAGGCTTGGGAGAATTTCCCGAGAGCTAAGGCAAATAAAATGCGAGCCACGGTAGATACCACCTACCCAAAAGAAAAACTAGCTTCAATTGCGAAAATCATATCCTCGCTTCCTGAAGATAAAAAATTTATACGCAAGATTTCTCGTTTGATCGAAGCTCGAAAACAAATGTTTGAAGGGGATAAACTGGATTGGTCCATGGCCGAACATTTAGCTTATGGATCTCTTTTAGAAGAAGGGTTTGATGTGCGTATTTCAGGACAAGATGTAGAACGAGGAACCTTCTCTCACCGCCATGCAGTGGTAAAAGTTGAAGACAGTGAAGAAGAAGTTGTTCTTCTCAAAAACATAAGTCCAAACCAAGGACAGTTTAATATTTACAACTCCTTATTATCCGAATACGGAGTGGTAGGATTTGATTATGGCTATGCCATGGCAAGTCCAAACACCCTTACAATTTGGGAAGCTCAATTTGGAGACTTCAGTAATGGCGCTCAAATCATGATTGATCAATACATTTCATGTGGAGAAGATAAATGGAAAACACCCAATGGCATCGTCCTGTTATTACCGCATGGTTACGAAGGACAAGGGGCGGAGCATTCTTCGGGCCGTATGGAGCGTTACCTCCAGCTTTGTGGAAAAGACAATATGTTTATTGCCGATTGTACCACGCCGGCAAATATGTATCATTTATTAAGACGTCAACTAAAAGCAGATTTCAGAAAGCCTTTAATTGTATTCACTCCAAAAAGTTTATTGCGCCATCCAAAAGTAGTTTCTACGGTTGATGAATTTGCAAACGGAAGTTTTCAAATGTTGATTGATGACAAGTTATCACAGGCTGAAACCATTAAAACATTGGTTTTTGTCACCGGTAAATTCTATTATGATTTACTAGAAGCGCAAGAAAATTTAGGAAGAACTGATGTTGCCTTGGTACGTGTAGAACAATTATTCCCACTTCCAGAGGATGAAATGGAGGTATTGATTTCAAAATACAAAAATGCAGATGATATCGTCTGGGCACAAGAAGAACCAAGGAATATGGGCGCTTATGCACACATATTAATGCATATAGAAGATGCTAGAAATTGGCGTGTGGCTTCAAGACGAAGTTACAGCGCACCTGCGGCTGGAAGTTCCACCCGTTCCAAAAAAAGACATCAAGAAGTAATCGATTTTGTTTTTGATAAAACAAAAGATAATCAAAGAAGAAAACTAAAATAA